One Nitrospina watsonii DNA segment encodes these proteins:
- a CDS encoding deoxyguanosinetriphosphate triphosphohydrolase: MLKRQDIEKLEEEYLAPYAVKSGSSRGRRHREKEHAYRTRFQRDRDRVIHSSAFRKLEYKTQVFVYHEGDYYRTRLTHSLEVAQITRSICKSLRLNEDLAESIALAHDLGHPPFGHTGQRVLNDLMKDHGGFEHNKQSLRIVTRLERRYPDFEGVNLTWEVQEGISKHSRDADNPILQNKKFRFPTLEAQVADFSDGIAYNAHDLDDGFTSNLLDLGDLRKVALWKENEKILDRKYKNLDMELKKYQIVRAIINDLITDFRKTTLQNVRKYKIQAVDDVRACPVRIAAFSKECNEKNLELKRFLFKNMYHHRKVRRMEFKAELYLTKLFEAYMRYPELLPEPGHRDGNKDSLERRICDAISGMTDRSSIDEYKKLYSPDEGLGALI, encoded by the coding sequence GGCGTCACCGCGAAAAGGAACACGCCTACCGCACCCGGTTTCAACGCGACCGCGACCGGGTGATCCACTCCTCGGCGTTCCGCAAGCTGGAATACAAGACGCAGGTGTTCGTCTATCACGAGGGCGACTATTACCGCACGCGGCTGACGCACTCGCTGGAGGTGGCGCAGATCACCCGCTCCATCTGCAAATCCCTGCGGCTGAATGAGGACCTGGCGGAATCCATTGCGCTGGCGCACGATCTGGGGCATCCGCCGTTCGGGCACACCGGTCAGCGGGTGCTCAATGATTTGATGAAGGATCACGGCGGCTTTGAACACAACAAGCAGAGCCTGCGCATCGTCACCCGTCTCGAAAGGCGCTACCCGGATTTTGAAGGCGTGAACTTGACCTGGGAAGTGCAGGAAGGGATCAGCAAACACAGCCGCGATGCGGACAACCCCATCCTGCAAAACAAAAAATTCCGCTTTCCCACTCTGGAAGCACAGGTGGCGGATTTTTCCGATGGCATCGCTTACAACGCGCACGACCTGGACGACGGATTCACCTCCAACCTGCTGGACCTGGGGGATCTGCGCAAGGTCGCCCTGTGGAAAGAAAATGAAAAGATCCTCGACCGGAAATACAAAAACCTCGACATGGAACTGAAAAAGTACCAGATCGTTCGCGCCATCATCAACGATCTCATCACCGATTTTCGCAAGACCACGTTGCAGAACGTCCGCAAATATAAAATTCAAGCGGTGGACGATGTGCGGGCGTGCCCGGTGCGGATTGCGGCCTTCAGCAAGGAGTGCAACGAGAAGAATCTGGAACTGAAACGGTTCCTGTTCAAAAACATGTACCATCACCGCAAGGTGCGGCGCATGGAATTCAAGGCGGAATTGTACCTGACGAAACTGTTCGAGGCGTACATGCGGTACCCGGAACTGCTGCCGGAGCCGGGCCATCGCGATGGCAATAAGGACTCGCTGGAGCGGCGCATCTGCGACGCCATTTCAGGAATGACGGACCGGTCTTCCATCGACGAATACAAAAAGCTGTACAGCCCGGATGAAGGATTGGGTGCGTTGATCTGA